In Nostoc sp. CENA543, a single genomic region encodes these proteins:
- a CDS encoding ferredoxin--nitrite reductase has translation MTDTATITTGNLNKFEKLKAEKDGLKIKEEIAQIASLGWEAMDETDRDHRLKWVGVFFRPVTPGKFMLRMRMPNGIINSEQMGVLAEVVQRYGDDGNADITTRQNIQLRGIRIEDLPDIFNRFQAVGLTSIQSGMDNIRNITGDAIAGLDADELYDTRELVQQIQDMFTNKGQGNPEFSNLPRKFNIAIAGGRDNSVHAEINDLAFVPAFKEGTGNWVLGTGQDFSPSPVFGFNILVGGFFSAKRCEAAIPLNAWVTPEEVLEVCRAILEVYRDNGLRANRLKSRLMWLIDEWGIDKFRLEVEKRLGKSLLPAAPKDEIDWEKRDHIGVYKQKQPGLNYVGLHIPVGRLYAEDMFELARLADVYGSGEMRLTVEQNVIIPNIPDSRLSTFLTDPLLERFSIDPGLLTRSLVSCTGAQFCNFALIETKNRALSIIQALETELTFTRPVRIHWTGCPNSCGQPQVADIGLMGTKARKNGKAVEGVDIYMGGKVGKDAHLGKCVQKGIPCEDLQPFLRDLLIQHFGAKAKEEALVKGVRV, from the coding sequence GTGACGGATACAGCAACTATCACCACAGGCAATTTAAATAAGTTCGAGAAATTGAAAGCTGAAAAAGATGGTTTAAAGATTAAAGAGGAAATAGCGCAAATTGCTTCCTTGGGATGGGAAGCAATGGATGAAACTGACCGAGATCATCGTCTGAAATGGGTGGGTGTGTTTTTCCGCCCGGTTACTCCTGGTAAGTTCATGCTGCGGATGCGGATGCCGAATGGGATTATTAATAGTGAACAAATGGGAGTATTAGCAGAGGTCGTGCAGCGTTACGGGGATGATGGTAACGCTGATATTACCACCAGACAAAATATTCAACTGCGGGGAATCAGAATTGAAGACTTACCAGACATCTTTAATCGATTTCAAGCTGTAGGTTTAACCAGCATCCAATCAGGGATGGATAACATCCGCAACATTACAGGTGATGCTATAGCGGGTTTGGATGCAGATGAATTGTATGATACTCGCGAGTTGGTGCAACAAATTCAAGATATGTTCACCAACAAAGGACAAGGGAATCCCGAATTTAGTAACCTACCACGCAAATTTAATATAGCGATCGCTGGTGGTCGAGATAATTCTGTTCATGCAGAAATCAATGATTTAGCCTTCGTTCCAGCCTTTAAGGAAGGGACTGGTAACTGGGTACTGGGGACTGGGCAAGATTTTTCCCCATCCCCAGTCTTCGGTTTCAATATCCTAGTCGGTGGCTTCTTCTCGGCTAAACGCTGTGAAGCTGCAATTCCTCTTAATGCTTGGGTAACTCCAGAAGAAGTATTAGAGGTATGTCGAGCCATTTTGGAAGTTTATCGAGACAACGGTTTACGGGCTAATCGTCTGAAATCTCGTCTGATGTGGCTAATAGATGAATGGGGTATAGATAAGTTTCGTCTAGAAGTGGAGAAACGATTGGGTAAGTCATTACTACCCGCCGCACCAAAAGACGAAATCGATTGGGAAAAACGGGATCACATTGGAGTCTATAAACAAAAACAACCAGGGTTAAACTATGTAGGTCTACACATTCCCGTGGGTAGATTGTATGCCGAGGATATGTTTGAGTTAGCGCGGTTAGCTGACGTTTACGGTAGCGGAGAGATGCGGTTAACCGTTGAACAGAATGTGATTATTCCCAATATTCCCGACTCGCGCTTGAGTACATTTTTAACCGATCCTTTACTGGAGAGATTTTCCATTGATCCTGGTTTATTGACGCGATCGCTAGTTTCCTGCACCGGCGCACAATTTTGCAACTTTGCCCTCATCGAAACCAAAAACCGCGCCCTCAGCATAATTCAAGCCTTAGAAACCGAGTTAACATTCACTCGCCCAGTCCGCATTCACTGGACAGGTTGTCCCAACTCCTGTGGACAACCCCAAGTTGCAGACATCGGACTCATGGGAACAAAAGCCCGAAAAAACGGTAAAGCCGTAGAAGGCGTTGACATTTACATGGGTGGAAAAGTGGGAAAAGATGCACATTTAGGTAAGTGCGTCCAAAAAGGCATACCCTGCGAAGACTTACAACCATTCTTACGAGATTTACTCATCCAACACTTCGGCGCGAAAGCTAAAGAAGAAGCTTTAGTCAAGGGTGTAAGGGTGTAA
- the ffh gene encoding signal recognition particle protein, with the protein MFDALAERLESAWKKLRGQDKISESNIQDALREVRRALLEADVNLQVVKDFISEVEAKAQGAEVISGVRPDQQFIKIVYDELVQVMGEENVPLAEAAQKPTIVLMAGLQGTGKTTATAKLALHLRKLERSCLLVATDVYRPAAIDQLITLGKQIDVPVFDMGSDADPVEIARQGVERAQAEGVNTVIIDTAGRLQIDADMMAELARIKATVEPHETLLVVDSMTGQEAANLTRTFHEQIGITGAILTKMDGDSRGGAALSVRQISGAPIKFVGVGEKVEALQPFYPDRMASRILGMGDVLTLVEKAQEEIDLADAEKMQEKILSAKFDFTDFVKQLRLLKNMGSLGGILKMIPGMGKLSDDQLKHGETQLKRCESMINSMTIEERRDPDLLASSPSRRRRIAKGSGYGEADVSKLVADFQKMRSLMQQMGQGRFPGMPGGMPGMFGGGGMGNAFAGMGGGRPAAPGWRGYNGGGGAKKKKPKDKKKKGFGNL; encoded by the coding sequence ATGTTTGACGCATTAGCTGAACGTTTAGAATCCGCCTGGAAGAAACTACGCGGTCAAGATAAAATTTCGGAATCTAATATCCAAGATGCTTTGCGGGAAGTGCGCCGCGCCCTGTTGGAAGCAGACGTTAATCTCCAGGTAGTCAAAGATTTTATTAGCGAAGTTGAAGCCAAGGCGCAGGGGGCCGAAGTCATTAGCGGTGTGCGTCCTGACCAGCAATTCATCAAAATTGTCTACGATGAGTTAGTGCAAGTGATGGGGGAAGAGAATGTTCCCCTAGCGGAAGCTGCACAAAAACCGACTATCGTTTTAATGGCTGGTTTACAAGGTACTGGTAAAACCACAGCCACCGCTAAGTTAGCCCTACATTTACGCAAATTAGAGCGTAGTTGCCTGTTAGTAGCTACAGACGTATATCGTCCCGCCGCTATCGACCAGTTAATTACCCTTGGTAAGCAAATTGATGTCCCTGTTTTTGACATGGGAAGCGATGCAGACCCCGTAGAAATTGCCCGTCAAGGGGTGGAACGCGCCCAGGCGGAAGGTGTAAACACAGTTATTATAGATACCGCAGGTCGTCTGCAAATTGACGCTGATATGATGGCGGAATTAGCCCGCATCAAAGCCACAGTCGAACCCCACGAAACTCTGTTAGTCGTGGATTCCATGACGGGTCAAGAAGCAGCAAATCTTACCCGTACCTTCCATGAACAAATCGGTATCACTGGCGCAATTCTCACCAAAATGGATGGTGATAGCCGTGGTGGGGCAGCGTTGTCAGTACGGCAAATTTCCGGCGCGCCGATTAAATTTGTGGGTGTAGGGGAAAAAGTCGAAGCCCTACAACCCTTTTACCCAGACCGTATGGCTTCTCGAATTCTGGGGATGGGTGACGTTCTCACCTTAGTAGAAAAAGCCCAAGAAGAAATCGACCTAGCAGACGCAGAAAAAATGCAGGAGAAAATCCTGTCAGCGAAATTTGACTTTACCGATTTCGTCAAGCAACTGCGCCTGTTGAAAAATATGGGGTCATTGGGGGGAATCCTCAAGATGATTCCAGGGATGGGTAAACTTTCTGATGATCAGCTAAAACACGGCGAAACTCAGTTAAAACGCTGTGAATCCATGATCAACTCCATGACTATAGAAGAACGCCGCGACCCAGATTTACTGGCGAGTTCACCAAGTAGAAGGCGGCGAATTGCTAAAGGTTCGGGTTATGGAGAAGCCGACGTAAGTAAATTAGTAGCTGATTTCCAAAAAATGCGATCGCTCATGCAACAAATGGGTCAAGGTCGCTTCCCTGGAATGCCAGGAGGAATGCCCGGAATGTTCGGTGGTGGCGGTATGGGTAACGCCTTCGCTGGTATGGGCGGCGGCCGTCCCGCAGCCCCTGGCTGGCGCGGCTATAACGGTGGCGGCGGCGCGAAGAAGAAAAAACCCAAAGATAAGAAGAAAAAAGGGTTTGGGAATCTTTAA
- a CDS encoding HEAT repeat domain-containing protein — translation MNNIGQLLVQAQTAHNEADWSSLIQDLQQLILVNDSKHSETLNPEHLLELALKILEMGDFQQRWDITKVLTQLGTIAIPSLIAILEDEDADDELRWFAVRILGEYQHPDAIASLVELLQTTEDEELQAIAATALGRMGNLAIPYLCELLKPENTRLLAVRSLAYIRKLETITPLLSVVKDSQVAVRQAALEALSSFHDERVPPVLLNALEDVAAGVRCVAVKGLGYRTDLATQLDLVAKLQPRLYDFHIEVCCTTAVTLARIGGDVATQHLFTVLISPHTPITLQLEIIRALIWVETLLGLECLQTALNQLTSPTIWQEVVTVLGRVRKPELITKGTQILLEMLETQHPATKITAVKSAIALSLGQLGCQDATPLLTAMLGDEDEFVRLHAIAALTKLGIRSV, via the coding sequence GTGAATAATATCGGGCAGCTTTTGGTGCAAGCGCAGACAGCGCATAATGAGGCTGATTGGTCATCGCTAATTCAAGATTTACAACAATTGATTTTGGTTAATGACTCAAAACATTCAGAGACACTAAATCCAGAACATCTGTTGGAATTAGCATTAAAAATTTTAGAGATGGGAGATTTTCAGCAGCGTTGGGATATTACCAAGGTGCTGACTCAATTGGGAACTATCGCCATTCCCTCATTGATTGCCATCTTAGAAGATGAAGATGCCGATGATGAATTACGCTGGTTTGCAGTGCGGATTTTAGGAGAGTATCAGCATCCAGATGCGATCGCTTCTTTAGTAGAATTATTACAAACTACTGAGGATGAAGAACTGCAAGCGATCGCCGCTACAGCACTGGGACGAATGGGAAATTTGGCGATTCCTTACCTTTGTGAACTTCTAAAGCCAGAAAATACTAGACTTTTAGCAGTGCGATCGCTTGCTTATATTCGCAAGCTAGAAACTATCACACCACTATTGAGTGTAGTTAAAGACTCTCAAGTCGCAGTCAGACAAGCCGCTTTAGAAGCTCTCAGCAGTTTTCATGATGAGCGTGTACCACCCGTACTTTTGAATGCGCTGGAAGATGTTGCTGCTGGTGTTAGATGTGTGGCTGTCAAAGGTTTAGGTTATCGTACTGATTTAGCCACTCAATTAGATTTAGTGGCTAAATTACAGCCTCGACTCTATGATTTTCATATTGAGGTTTGTTGTACTACTGCTGTAACCTTGGCGCGAATAGGTGGCGATGTAGCGACTCAGCATTTATTTACGGTTTTAATTTCACCCCATACACCGATTACTCTACAACTAGAAATCATCCGCGCCTTAATTTGGGTAGAAACATTATTAGGTTTGGAATGTTTACAAACAGCACTCAATCAACTAACTTCACCCACAATCTGGCAAGAAGTTGTCACAGTTTTAGGCAGAGTCAGAAAACCAGAATTAATCACTAAAGGTACACAAATTTTGCTGGAAATGCTGGAAACACAGCATCCAGCCACTAAAATTACTGCTGTGAAAAGTGCGATCGCACTATCTTTAGGTCAGTTGGGTTGTCAAGATGCTACACCGTTATTAACTGCTATGCTGGGAGATGAAGATGAATTTGTTAGACTTCATGCGATCGCTGCACTCACAAAACTAGGCATTCGTAGCGTGTAA
- the rpsP gene encoding 30S ribosomal protein S16, with translation MIKLRLKRYGKKREASYRIVAMNSLSRRDGRPLEELGFYNPRTDEVRLDVPGIVKRLQQGAQPTDTVRRILQKANVFEQVSATTAS, from the coding sequence ATGATCAAATTGCGCTTGAAGCGATACGGTAAAAAGCGGGAAGCGAGCTACCGCATTGTCGCTATGAATAGTCTCTCTCGCCGCGATGGCCGTCCTTTAGAAGAACTGGGCTTCTATAACCCCAGAACCGACGAAGTGCGGTTGGATGTCCCCGGCATCGTCAAGCGACTACAGCAAGGCGCACAACCTACTGACACAGTACGTCGCATCTTACAAAAAGCCAATGTCTTTGAACAGGTCAGTGCCACAACCGCATCATAA
- a CDS encoding KH domain-containing protein — MSLNRSVPQPHHNPTAATASPNYVGLVKFLMQPFLEFPDSLSVDCEMSQTLKRVWIRIAFESTDKGKVFGRGGRNIQAIRTVIAAAAQLSQQTVYLDIYGNTNPGREGLSAEEDQPERSPTPRTRERRNSSRPVVKPRSR; from the coding sequence ATGTCTTTGAACAGGTCAGTGCCACAACCGCATCATAATCCCACAGCAGCAACAGCTAGCCCTAACTATGTTGGGCTAGTCAAATTTTTGATGCAGCCATTTTTAGAGTTTCCAGATTCTTTAAGTGTTGATTGTGAAATGTCTCAAACCTTAAAACGGGTTTGGATTCGCATCGCCTTTGAAAGTACCGATAAAGGGAAAGTCTTTGGCCGGGGAGGCAGGAATATTCAGGCAATTAGGACAGTGATTGCTGCGGCGGCGCAACTGTCGCAACAAACAGTTTACCTGGATATTTATGGCAACACCAACCCCGGACGGGAAGGTTTGTCTGCTGAAGAAGATCAGCCAGAGCGATCGCCTACTCCCAGAACACGAGAACGGCGTAATTCATCAAGACCTGTTGTTAAACCCCGCTCCCGTTAG
- a CDS encoding PhoH family protein: protein MADALIIQLPNVSSAIALAGDREENLKILAKQTGANLVLRGQELYISGTDAQKELAARLVRSLENIWIHGNIISSADIATARQALDTNRQEELQQLQRDVLAKTRRGDEVRAKTFKQRQYIDQIRQHDLTFCTGPAGTGKTYLAVVIAVQALLTNQVEKLILTRPAVEAGERLGFLPGDLQQKIDPYLRPLYDAIYEFVDQEKVANLIERGIIEVAPLAYMRGRTLNHAFVIVDEAQNTTPAQMKMVLTRLGFRSRMVITGDITQTDLPMNQQSGLAVALQILKHVEGVAFSEFTQKDVVRHPLVQRIVSAYEKYEQ from the coding sequence ATGGCAGATGCCTTAATAATTCAGCTGCCTAACGTTTCCAGTGCGATCGCTTTAGCAGGTGATAGAGAAGAAAACCTAAAAATCTTAGCCAAACAAACGGGAGCTAACTTAGTCCTGCGTGGGCAAGAATTATATATTTCTGGTACAGATGCACAAAAAGAATTAGCCGCTAGATTAGTGCGATCGCTAGAAAATATCTGGATTCATGGCAATATTATCTCCAGTGCCGATATTGCAACCGCACGTCAAGCTTTAGACACCAATCGCCAAGAAGAACTGCAACAATTACAGCGAGATGTATTAGCCAAAACTCGTCGTGGCGATGAAGTTCGTGCCAAAACCTTTAAACAACGCCAGTACATTGACCAAATTCGTCAGCATGACTTAACCTTCTGTACTGGCCCTGCGGGAACAGGTAAGACTTATTTAGCTGTCGTGATTGCAGTTCAAGCACTCCTCACCAATCAAGTCGAGAAACTCATCTTAACCCGTCCGGCTGTAGAAGCTGGCGAGAGACTGGGATTTTTACCAGGAGACTTACAACAGAAAATTGACCCCTATCTGCGTCCTCTTTACGATGCCATTTATGAGTTTGTTGATCAAGAAAAAGTAGCTAACCTAATTGAACGGGGAATTATTGAAGTTGCGCCATTAGCTTATATGCGGGGACGGACTTTAAACCATGCTTTTGTGATTGTGGATGAAGCCCAAAACACTACACCCGCGCAAATGAAAATGGTTTTAACTCGCTTGGGTTTCCGTTCACGCATGGTAATTACAGGTGACATCACACAAACTGATTTACCCATGAATCAACAATCAGGTTTAGCGGTAGCTTTGCAAATTTTAAAGCATGTTGAAGGGGTTGCTTTTTCGGAGTTTACGCAAAAAGATGTTGTGCGTCATCCTTTAGTACAGCGCATTGTGAGCGCGTACGAAAAATATGAGCAGTAG
- a CDS encoding ubiquinol-cytochrome c reductase iron-sulfur subunit: MKRRDFLNWVGLGLLASSLPVAIAACTTQTTASGEWQTVGTVAELDKAGKLLKENLPVGSVLVVGTSKSANLVAVNPTCTHKGCIVEWKDATKKFVCPCHGAEYGVDGTVQKAPATKPLKTYAAKIEGNSVVVKPS, encoded by the coding sequence ATGAAACGTCGTGATTTTTTGAATTGGGTTGGTTTGGGTTTGTTAGCTAGTAGCTTACCTGTAGCGATCGCAGCTTGTACTACTCAAACAACCGCATCAGGCGAATGGCAAACTGTTGGTACGGTTGCGGAACTAGATAAGGCTGGGAAATTACTCAAGGAAAACTTACCTGTTGGTTCTGTTTTAGTGGTGGGTACATCAAAATCAGCTAATTTAGTGGCTGTCAATCCCACCTGTACCCATAAAGGTTGTATCGTGGAATGGAAAGATGCCACCAAAAAATTTGTCTGCCCTTGTCATGGCGCAGAATATGGTGTTGATGGTACAGTACAGAAAGCTCCAGCTACGAAACCACTCAAAACTTACGCCGCCAAGATTGAGGGTAATTCGGTCGTAGTTAAGCCCAGTTAG
- the rpsU gene encoding 30S ribosomal protein S21, producing the protein MAEVRLGENESIDSAIRRFKRKIQKAGILSEVKRRERYEKPSLRRKRKAETARRGGRY; encoded by the coding sequence GTGGCTGAAGTTCGTTTAGGTGAAAATGAGTCTATTGACTCAGCAATTAGACGTTTTAAAAGAAAAATTCAAAAAGCCGGCATTTTATCGGAAGTTAAACGTCGGGAACGATACGAAAAACCTAGCTTGCGCCGTAAACGCAAAGCAGAAACAGCACGTAGAGGTGGACGCTACTAA
- a CDS encoding ChuX/HutX family heme-like substrate-binding protein has translation MSNLKEFLEACESLGTLRLIVTSSAAVLEARGKIEKLFYAELPKGKYANMHTEGFEFHLNMDKITQVKFETGEAKRGNFTTYAIRFLDEKQEPALSIFLQWGKPGEYEPGQVEAWQGLKEKYGEVWHPVAIETL, from the coding sequence GTGTCTAATTTAAAAGAATTTTTAGAAGCTTGTGAAAGTTTGGGAACACTGCGGTTAATTGTGACTAGTAGTGCAGCAGTTTTAGAAGCAAGGGGAAAAATAGAAAAACTCTTTTATGCAGAATTACCCAAGGGTAAATATGCCAATATGCACACAGAGGGTTTTGAATTTCATTTGAATATGGACAAAATTACACAAGTGAAATTTGAAACTGGAGAAGCAAAAAGAGGTAATTTTACAACTTATGCAATTCGCTTTTTAGATGAAAAGCAAGAACCTGCTTTGAGTATATTTTTGCAGTGGGGTAAACCAGGTGAATATGAACCAGGACAAGTGGAAGCTTGGCAAGGTTTAAAAGAAAAGTATGGGGAAGTTTGGCATCCTGTAGCCATTGAAACTTTGTAA
- a CDS encoding Crp/Fnr family transcriptional regulator has product MTLTERVLEVKQFLHKTPIFQDILDEQLQALAHIAIPQTYQKGETLFWEGDSGTGFFIVKSGRIKVFKVANGGKEQILHIFGAEEHFAEVPAFDGGNFPASAAALENSEVVFIPRTAFLMVLQQHPTLAIAMLGTFARHLRRLAHLVDTLSFQEVPERLTKYLLMLSDRQGNADIVELDLPKGQLAALLGTIPETLSRAFYKLSQSGMIEINGTKIKLSPQLRQH; this is encoded by the coding sequence ATGACTTTGACTGAACGTGTCTTGGAAGTCAAACAATTTTTACATAAGACACCGATTTTTCAAGATATTTTAGATGAACAATTGCAAGCACTAGCTCATATTGCGATTCCCCAAACTTATCAAAAAGGAGAAACTCTTTTTTGGGAAGGAGACTCAGGAACAGGGTTTTTTATTGTCAAATCCGGCAGAATTAAAGTCTTTAAAGTAGCCAATGGAGGTAAAGAACAAATTCTGCACATTTTTGGCGCAGAAGAACACTTTGCTGAAGTTCCCGCCTTCGATGGCGGAAATTTCCCCGCATCCGCCGCCGCCTTAGAAAATTCGGAGGTGGTTTTTATTCCCAGAACAGCATTTTTGATGGTTTTGCAACAACATCCTACACTAGCGATCGCTATGTTAGGAACATTTGCCCGACATTTACGCCGATTAGCGCATTTAGTCGATACCCTTTCGTTTCAGGAAGTTCCAGAACGCTTGACAAAATATTTATTAATGTTGAGCGATCGCCAAGGCAATGCTGATATAGTTGAACTCGATTTACCAAAAGGACAATTAGCTGCACTTCTAGGAACAATTCCCGAAACTCTATCCCGCGCCTTTTATAAACTCTCTCAATCTGGCATGATTGAAATAAACGGCACAAAAATTAAGTTATCTCCTCAATTACGCCAACATTAA